In Lysobacter sp. FW306-1B-D06B, the sequence GCGCGCGCTGATCAGGGAGAAATCCAGATCGGCGATCACGTGGCCTTCGCCCGAGGTGAGCGGCTCGCCCATCAGTCGGCCTTCCGGATCGACGATCGCGGTGAAGGAGCCGCCGGAGATGGGGCCGATGGGGGCGCCGGTGTCCCGGACGATCTGCGCCTGCTGCTCCGGATCGAGCCATGCCGTGGCATTGACGACGAAGGCCGCCGATTCCAGCGCGTGCTGGCGGATGTTGATCTCGGTCTGCTCCGCGAACAGCGGCCCGGCGAACGATCCCGGGTACATCGCCGAGTGGATCTGCTCGCCATCGGCGATCAGCGCGTAGCGCGCCAGCGGAAGATAGTGCTCCCAGCATGCAAGCTGGCCGATGCGGCCGACCGCGGTGTCCACCGCGCGCAGCTCCGAAGCATCGCCCTGGCCCCATACCATGCGCTCGTGGTACGTCGGCGTCATCTTGCGACGGCGCTGCACGATCGTGCCGTCGGCATCGAACAACAGCTGGGTGTTGTAGATCGTGTGGCCGTCGCGCTCGTTCACGCCGATGGACACGACCATCTTCGCCTCGCGTGCAGCGGCGGCGATCGCATCGGTATCGGCCGAAGGCACGGTGACTGACTGCTCCAGCAGGCGCTGGTGTTCCTTGCCCATCTGAAACGGCGACTGCACGAAGGAAAAATACGGGTAGTATGGAATGATGGTCTCGGGGAAGGTCGCGAACTGCACGCCGAGGCGGCCCAGTTCGCGGATCTTGTTGACGACCTTCTCGACAGTGCCCGCGCGGCTGTAGAGCACGGGACTGATCTGGACGGCGGCGGCTTTGACGATCGACATGGGGTTGGTTCCTATGTGGTGTATATGCAACATTGAGAGCGGATCAGCCGGCCAGCGTTTCCGCTGGCAGGCCGGAGGCGAGATCCACGATGGCGGCGGCACCGTGCTGGCCCAGAAGACGCTTGGCCTTGGCCTGCGCGGCACGCCATGCGGGCATGGCCTGGGCCAGAAGCTCGCGTCCGGCCGGGGAGATCACGATGGGGCGGCTGCGTCCCTTGTCGGGGACGAGCTCGTCGGCCCAGCCCTGATCGAGCACGAGCTGCAGGTTGCGGGTGGAAGTGGAGCGTTCCTGATGGTTGGCGCGACCGATCTCGGCGCGGCTGGCGCCGTCCATGCGCGCGATGAGCACCAGCAGCGAGAACTGCGAGGCATTCAAGCCGAAGGGCCGCAACTCCTGATCGAACAGGTTGGTGATGACGCGCGAGATGCGGCGCGTGCGCGTCATCAGGCAACCGCCGGTGACTTCATTGACCAGGCCGGCCAGTGCTTCCGCTTTAGGGTTGGGCTTCGTCTTCATGGGTCGGACTATGGTGTATATGCACCATGGTGTCAACGCCGAGGGTGGCACCGACCGACGAACGGCAAGCCGAACGCGCCTGAATGGCGGGGAAGGGCGCTCCCGGGGCGTGCGCCGCAGGCTTTGCCGAAGCGGTCCATCACGCGCGAGCTCCGGCCCGTCCGTGCCTGCACGGACGAATGCCACTCGACCGCCCGCCGCGTGGCCGCTAGCCTCGGGACCTTCCTGTCAGCCGGAACCTCTCCATGAAGTCTTCGCATCTGAGCCTGAGCCTCGCCATCGCGCTGGGCCTGGCCTCCACCGCTTCCCTTGCCGCGGGCAGTCCGGCGGGCAAAGCCCAGCTCGGCGATTTCGGCGTCGACCTGAGCGCGCGCGACCTCACGGTGAAGCCCGGTGACGACTTCAACAGTTATGTCAGTGGAACCTGGTTGAAGACGTACGAGCTCAAGGATTACGAGACCTCCTACGGCTCCTTCAACCAGCTGCGCGACCGCGCCGAGGAGCAGGTGCACGGCCTGATCGAAGACCTGCGCAAGCGCAACGATCTCGCGCCGGGCAGCAACGGCCAGAAGGTGCGCGACTACTACGCCAGCTACATGGATCGCACCTCACGCGACGCCGCGGGCATCGCCCCGCTGAAGCCCGTGCTCAAGCGCATCGCCGCGATCGATTCGAAGGCGGATCTCGTCGCGGCCTTCGCCAACAGCGACCTCGACGCGAGCGCCTCGCCCATCCGCCTGGGCGTGGATCTGGACCGCAAGAACCCCGACCAGCATCTGGTCAGTCTCAATGTTGGCGG encodes:
- a CDS encoding nitrilase-related carbon-nitrogen hydrolase, with amino-acid sequence MSIVKAAAVQISPVLYSRAGTVEKVVNKIRELGRLGVQFATFPETIIPYYPYFSFVQSPFQMGKEHQRLLEQSVTVPSADTDAIAAAAREAKMVVSIGVNERDGHTIYNTQLLFDADGTIVQRRRKMTPTYHERMVWGQGDASELRAVDTAVGRIGQLACWEHYLPLARYALIADGEQIHSAMYPGSFAGPLFAEQTEINIRQHALESAAFVVNATAWLDPEQQAQIVRDTGAPIGPISGGSFTAIVDPEGRLMGEPLTSGEGHVIADLDFSLISARKRLMDARGHYSRPELLSLMIDRTPASHVHDRSVRTDNGNEGRTIELL
- a CDS encoding MarR family winged helix-turn-helix transcriptional regulator, which produces MKTKPNPKAEALAGLVNEVTGGCLMTRTRRISRVITNLFDQELRPFGLNASQFSLLVLIARMDGASRAEIGRANHQERSTSTRNLQLVLDQGWADELVPDKGRSRPIVISPAGRELLAQAMPAWRAAQAKAKRLLGQHGAAAIVDLASGLPAETLAG